The segment ATTTTTCCCTTTACATCTTTGCCTTCAAAGTCTTTAGCTTCACCTTTGCCACAGTCAACTAATTCATATTCACCGCTTAATACACTCTCTGGTGCCATTTCTGATATTGTATAAGGAATCTCTTCATTATTTCCATCTATATTTGCATCAAAAGCTGGGTATATAGCATTATTATTTTCAAAAGAAGCTACTTGTAGTGAATCCTCTGCAAGTCCAGGAGATCCTACAAGTCCAGTATCATTTGCTCCCCCTATTCTAAATGGAGCTAGGGAGTACTGAGAGTTTCCAGCTGATACTACAACTACTGTTCCTTGCTCTACTGCCCTTTTTATTGCCTTTTGCTCTGCATCTTCAGGGTCTTGGAAAGAAGCTGTTGAGCCAAGGCTCATATTTATAACATCTGCGCCATGTATTACAGAATCGTCAATTGCAGCTACTATATCATCTGTACTACAACCTTTATTTTCTGGATTATTTGAAAATACCTTCATGGCAAGAAGCTGAGCTTCAGGGGCTACTCCTTTTATGCCTTTATTATTTTTTATTTCCTCTTCATTTTTGCAGTTTGCTCCAACTATTCCTGCAACGTGCATACCGTGCATACTTGAAGTTGTGTCTTTAACTTCATCATTTTGGTCTGCAAAGTTGTATCCATAAGGAACTTTTTCTGAATACCATTTACCTTTGTCAGCTTGCATTGCATCAATGTCAGCTTTTTTAAGCTTTCCATCCGCTGCATTTGTTATATTCATATCTTTATGTTTATAATCTATTCCTGTATCAATTATTGAAACCACAAGGCCTTTTCCATCTACTCCACAGCCTTTCCAAGCTTCTTCTGCTCCTGTTATAGCTTTTGAGTAGTTCATATCTGGATAATATTTTTTAGCTACAGTTACGTGTTTTACTCCTTGAAGTTCTTTTATAGCCTCTATATCTTTATACTGAACTACCGCACTAAAACCATTTATAAGTGCTGAATATTCATGTCTTATTTCAATATTTGGGTTTATCCTCTTGATTTTCTCTTTTAACGGTAGCTTATCTTCTTGAACCTTACTCATTAAGCTGTTGTTTTTTGAAGCCTCTGCAAGGGTTTGTCCAGGTTTTACGTAGTCTTTTAAAGCCTTAGCTTCTACTTCAATGACTACCCTTACTTTTTCTTCTGGATTTGTCTTGTCGGCCTTTGGTAAATTATCGTTAATCATTTTTGAATTTTTTATATCTTTAAGATTTACTTTTTCATTTTTATAAATTTCTCTTATTTTTTCAATGGCTTGCTGTTTTTCATTTTCTAAATTAGTCTTTGCCTCTACACTCATAGGTGCTGCAGATACTAGGGAACCTAGCATTACTGTAGACATTAATGTACTAATAATTTTACCCGATTTATTTTTCAAATAAATGACCCCCTTGTGTATTTTAAGTAAAGTTTTTTAATGTTTTTCATTGCAAGTATTTGTTTTTTTATGCTGCAAATGTTGCAATTCTGATAATAGACATTTAATTTACTCTACTTTGAATTCGCCAATTTCTATTTTCAATTCGCTTATTTCTATTGCTCCTGAATTTATTCCACTTTAAATTCGCTTATTTCTATAGCTCCTGAATTTATTCCACTTTAAATTCGCTTATTTCTATAGCTCCTGAATTTATTCCAAATGCTTTTCCAAAATAAACTCCAGGTTCTACTGTAAATGTATATTCTGCACATCCATTTACTATATCAGTTTTGCTTAGTTGCCCCACATGAACTAAGTCCAAGCTATCTTTTCTACATATTTTTATTGATACGCTTGTATCTAAAGGATTTATATTGCTAAATTTTAAGGTTACTTTTCTTCCTTCAATTTTTGTATCTATTCCTAGATTGCTAACTGGTGCTGGTGCTACTCCCTGTATATTAAAATTAGGAATTTGTATTTTCCCAGTTTTTTCACCTCTTATAAAGCCATAGTACTCTCCGTTTCCACCAAAAACGTTAAAACTATATTTACAGCTTTTCATTTCATCTTTTGACACACTAATTTCATTTAAAAATTCTAAAGTTTCTGAACCTTTTTTGTAAATAACTAATGTCAATTTATCGTCTTTTACGTTAAACATATATAAATCAACCTTTGTGCCTTCAACTTTTACAGAAATGCTGGCTTCTTTTCCTGAAGGGTCTGGATTTGGTGGTGTTGGTGGTGTTGGTGGCGTTGGTGGCGTTGGTGTTACTCCACCTCCAGATATTACTGGTGTTTCCACTTTGCCTACCTCTGAGCTTCCCTCACCTTGGAATTTTATATCCTTATCTGCTTTTTCTACCTTTGCTCCTTTTTCAACCTCCACTTTGCTTTCTTTACCGGAAGCTTCAGCTTTAATTTCCTTTATTTCGGAGCCTTTTTTTATATCCACCTTAGTTTTTTCAGTTATGCTAACAGCATTGAATTTTCCCTCTAGTTCTACTTTGTCATTTTCCCCTGAAGCTATGTTTACCTTATTTATTTCAGAGTTTTTATCTCCTTTTAACTTTACAGAGGAAGTAACTTTGATTTCTTCATTGAATTTGCCTATTAGCTCAACAGTTTTATTCATCTGGGAAGAACTACCTATTTCAATTTTTCCAAAACTTCCCTTTGTTGCATCTAAAACCGCCGAGGAAGTCACTAGAGTTTGTCCTATTTCATTATTTCCCTCTACTTTTACTCCTGGTAGTCCCTTAAACTTTCCTTCAACCACTAATTTTTCGCAGCAAACTCCTTTTAAATGTACACTATTTAAAGCGGCATTTAGAATTCTAATCTCTTTAGCTTTAACTTTTTCTAAATTCACTTCGCCTTTTTGATTTACATAAACTGTGCCCTTTACCTCTACATTTTTTATGCTAGTTCTTATACTCTTACCACTGCTTGTACTACCCTTTGCATTTTCAATATATAAATTTCCTTTAATTACTGCATTTTGAATACCTGAATTTTCGCCTTTTAGAACTATGCTTTTATTTATTTCCTTCATTTTATCTTTATTTTCTGATCCATAAGTTTTATCTTTCTCCTCAAAAACCTCTGCATCTATTTTTAAACTATCTTTTATAGCACTCTTTACAACCTTTTCCCCACCTAAAGATATTATCTCTGCACTTGGGGAGATTTCCTTTAGCATAAAGTTTTTAGTATTTTCTGATATTTTATCTTCTACTAAAACTATTGGAGAATTAGTTTTTGATGCAAGTACGGACCCTGAAAGTGCGTCTGCAAATTCATTTCCCTTTGCACCGCTTCCTCTTGACAAATACACTTTTTCAAAGCTTATTTCATTTTTGAACTCTTCCATTACTTTTAAATTTGTCTCAAACCTGTCATTTCCACTTAATCTTTTAGAATTTGCAAAACTCTCTTCTATTTTTTTGCCAACTGCCTTTTCCCCACCTACTAGATAAATCCTACTCATTTCTTTTTGGCTTTCTATATATTCCTTGCTTTCTTTCTTTATTTCATTTCCATTTACCATTAAAATTGGCATAGCTCTTTGGGCTGCTACTGAAGCTATGGATAGCGCGTCTGCATAATTTCTTCCTGTAACTAAGGCTATTTCCTTTGCCTCTCCCATTTCCTTTGCTATTTTTAGTGAAGTTTCATACCTGTCCCTACCATATATCCTTTTAATATCCACTCCTTTTACAGATTTGATCTTATTTTCAATATTTTTGGAAACTGATGCCTCACCTCCAACTATTATTATTTGCCTTGCTTTTAGTCTTTGAATTTCTTTTATGGTACTGTCTTTTATTGACTTTGAAGAAGTTAAAAGTATTGGTGCCCCTTTGGCTTTTGCCAGTGGCGCTGCACATAAAGCATCTGCGTAATCATCTCCACTTGCTATAATTACACATTCGCTTTTTTCCCATCCATTAGAGGATATCTCTATGGAAGTTTCATACCTATCTTCTCCTGATAGTCTGTCCTTAGCCAGTACACTATTATTTAGAAACCCAGTTGTTATTACCAGCGCTGTCACTAGTGTGCTTGCAAAAGCTTTTTTATACCCCCTTATCAACTTAACACTTCCTTCCATTTTTTATGTAACATTATTGTAAAGTTGTTATATCCTATTATATTACTTTTTGCTATAATTTACTATATAATTTTCTATAATTTTCTATAATTTTTTAAATTTTTCATAACATTCTTTTTATCTTATTTTTTGATATATTTACCTAATTACCTTTTTTGTTTATGTCAATACCATATTTACCTATTGTGTTTTATTATTATTTTCATGATATATATTATCTGCTCATTGAACTATGGTATATTTTGCCATATTTTGCATATACCTGTTTTATCTACCTTTTATTTTTAACCCACCTTTTACTTTTTTATTGTTCTTTTACTTTTTTATTCGTCTATTGCTTTTTTATTGTTTTTTTACTATAAACTTTTTCTTAACTCATTTGTTGTTAACCGTCCCCATTTTTTCCCCTCTTTCCCCCCTGCCTTCACGCCAATTTCTTGTTAACCGTCCCCATTTTTTCCCCCTCTTTTCCCCCTGCCTTCACGCCAATTTCTTGTTAACCGTCCCCATTTTTTCCCCTCTTTCCCCCCTGCCTTCACGCCAATTTCTTGTTAACCGTCCCCATTTTTTCCCCCTCTTTCCCCCCTGCCTTCACGCCAATTTCTTGTTAACCGTCCCCATTTTTTCCCCTCTTTCCCCCCTGCCTTCACGCCAATTTCTTGTTAACCGTCCCCATTTTTTCCCCCTCTTTTCCCTTCTTAAAAAAACAAAAGGTTATTTCAATTCATTTATCCTGAATCGAAATAACCTTTTAAAACTTTTTTATAACATTTTTGCGACTTGAGACCTACACCTTAAGTTAATTTTTATTTTTTAATCAACAACCTCTACTAAACAAGTTTCGTATACATTACTTCCATATGCTTTTGCCTTTATTAGAGCTGTTCCTTTAGAAACTGCTGTAATTTCTCCTGTTGAACTTACCTTTGCAACAGAATCTTTGTCTGAACTCCATACTATATTTGGATTTTGTACATTTTCAGGAATTACAGAGGCCTTTAATTGAGCCTTTTCACCTTTTCTTAAGGTTAAACGAGTTAAATTTAACTTTATTTCAGTTACAGTATCTTGACTCGGCACACCAACTGTAACTGTACATGTAGATTGATGGTTTCCATCTGCTGTCATTAATTTAACAGTAGTTGTTCCTGTAGCTAAAGCTCTTAAAGTTTTTCCCTCTACTCTAACTATAGTATCATTATATGACTCTAGGTAATAATCTTTATTTGTTGCATTGCTAGGATTTATTACTACTTCTGGATTTATTGCCTCTCCTACTGCTAAAGTTATGCTGCTATTTTTAAAATAAGCTCCATACACACTTACATTATTTGTTCCATCAGATCTCATCCACACTGTAGTATATCTAGGAGCGCTTTTCTTACCTTCAGCATTTTCAAATACTACAAAAGCCTTATAATAACCAGATATTAAATCATATCCACCACTGTCCTTAGTCAAATTCTCAGAGCCAGTCCAACTACAAGTTTTATTATCATAAATTGATGCCACAGGTTCATTTCTTGCATAATCCAAAGTAGAATTTCCCGGTACATCCTTTACTAGATATATATACTGCTTTATTACATCACTAGTTGGCTGATGCCAAGTAACATTTATATCTCTTCCATCAATTCCGAAATTTGTATTGTCTTTATCTGTGGCATACACACTTGTAGCAGCTTTTGGTCCCTCTGCATCGTACATTGCTGCAATTGGTGCACTTTCTGCACTAGACACTGAAGAACTTCCTGTTCCTGTACCCTGTGAAGAAGAGGAAGTTACAGTTACCCATACCATACCACCTTTTGAATCTAAGTTACTGCTTCCTAAATTCACTGAAGTTTCACCTGCTGAATTAACCGTACTAGATGAAATATATCCTGTTTTATTTGAGTTCTTATAAACCTTGATTATATCTCCTTGATTAAATCCTCTAGCCGTAAGAATATCACTACTGTCACAGTTATTTTCTATAGATATTTGATTAGGACTTATTGTTTTAGAGGTTCTGTTTAATTTAATTTCAGCCTTTACATCATAGCCTATTACCTCTCCTTTGTAAGTTCTGACGCCGCTGCTATCAGATACACTTGCTTTATCCCAAACTACAATAAGTTCTCTTACAGTATCATCACTCATAAGCACAGATACCCTATCTGGAAGGTATTTATCTTCTATATACTTTATGCTTCTATTTAAATCCTGCTGATTTATATCTTTTTCTGTATTATATACCTTAGACACTTTTATAGTATCCTTTGTTTTGCCTACAGCCTGTCCAGATCTTTTTCCTGAACTTATAGCTTGCTTTTCATCATATTTATAGAGTTTGCCACTCTTTGAATAGAATATATTTTCACCAGTTATGCTTATATCTTTATTGTTTATGTCTAAGAAATCTCCTGTTACGTTTATAAACTCACCAGCATCTTCGCATACTTTTTCTTTGTATAAGCTATTTCTATTGATTTTGTATATTTTATTTCCATCGTCACCATTTACATAATAT is part of the Haloimpatiens sp. FM7315 genome and harbors:
- a CDS encoding cell wall-binding repeat-containing protein; translated protein: MIRGYKKAFASTLVTALVITTGFLNNSVLAKDRLSGEDRYETSIEISSNGWEKSECVIIASGDDYADALCAAPLAKAKGAPILLTSSKSIKDSTIKEIQRLKARQIIIVGGEASVSKNIENKIKSVKGVDIKRIYGRDRYETSLKIAKEMGEAKEIALVTGRNYADALSIASVAAQRAMPILMVNGNEIKKESKEYIESQKEMSRIYLVGGEKAVGKKIEESFANSKRLSGNDRFETNLKVMEEFKNEISFEKVYLSRGSGAKGNEFADALSGSVLASKTNSPIVLVEDKISENTKNFMLKEISPSAEIISLGGEKVVKSAIKDSLKIDAEVFEEKDKTYGSENKDKMKEINKSIVLKGENSGIQNAVIKGNLYIENAKGSTSSGKSIRTSIKNVEVKGTVYVNQKGEVNLEKVKAKEIRILNAALNSVHLKGVCCEKLVVEGKFKGLPGVKVEGNNEIGQTLVTSSAVLDATKGSFGKIEIGSSSQMNKTVELIGKFNEEIKVTSSVKLKGDKNSEINKVNIASGENDKVELEGKFNAVSITEKTKVDIKKGSEIKEIKAEASGKESKVEVEKGAKVEKADKDIKFQGEGSSEVGKVETPVISGGGVTPTPPTPPTPPTPPNPDPSGKEASISVKVEGTKVDLYMFNVKDDKLTLVIYKKGSETLEFLNEISVSKDEMKSCKYSFNVFGGNGEYYGFIRGEKTGKIQIPNFNIQGVAPAPVSNLGIDTKIEGRKVTLKFSNINPLDTSVSIKICRKDSLDLVHVGQLSKTDIVNGCAEYTFTVEPGVYFGKAFGINSGAIEISEFKVE